One Podarcis muralis chromosome 1, rPodMur119.hap1.1, whole genome shotgun sequence genomic window carries:
- the LOC114598828 gene encoding L-lactate dehydrogenase A chain, whose amino-acid sequence MSLKEKLIENVHKEEHPHAHNKITVVGVGAVGMACAISILMKDLADELALVDVMEDKLKGEMLDLQHGSLFLRTPKIVSGKDYAVTAHSKLVIITAGARQQEGESRLNLVQRNVNIFKFIIPSIVKYSPDCKLLVVSNPVDILTYVAWKISGFPKHRVIGSGCNLDSARFRHLMGERLGIHPLSCHGWIVGEHGDSSVPVWSGVNVAGVSLKTLHPDMGSDSDKENWKEVHKHVVESAYEVIKLKGYTSWAIGLSVADLAETLMKNLRRVHPVSTMVKGMHGIKDDVFLSVPCVLGYSGITDVVKMTLKSEEEDKLRKSADTLWGIQKELQF is encoded by the exons ATGTCTCTCAAGGAAAAGCTGATTGAAAATGTTCACAAAGAGGAACACCCTCATGCCCACAACAAGATCACTGTGGTTGGGGTTGGCGCAGTTGGCatggcttgtgccataagcattTTGATGAAG GATTTGGCTGATGAACTTGCCCTCGTTGATGTCATGGAGGACAAGCTGAAGGGAGAGATGTTGGACCTTCAGCATGGCAGCCTCTTTCTCAGAACACCAAAAATTGTCTCTGGCAAAG ACTATGCTGTGACTGCACACTCCAAGCTGGTCATCATCACTGCTGGAGCCCGCCAGCAAGAAGGCGAGTCTCGCCTTAACTTGGTTCAGCGCAACGTGAACATCTTCAAATTCATCATTCCCAGCATTGTCAAGTACAGCCCTGACTGCAAGCTGCTTGTTGTTTCAAATCCAG TGGATATTCTGACCTATGTGGCCTGGAAGATCAGTGGCTTCCCTAAGCACCGTGTGATTGGAAGCGGTTGCAATCTGGATTCTGCCCGTTTCCGCCACCTGATGGGCGAGAGGCTGGGCATCCACCCTCTCAGCTGCCATGGCTGGATTGTTGGAGAGCATGGAGACTCCAGTG TGCCTGTCTGGAGTGGCGTGAATGTTGCTGGCGTCTCTTTGAAAACTTTGCATCCAGACATGGGGTCTGATAGTGACAAGGAGAACTGGAAAGAAGTCCACAAGCATGTGGTAGAAAG TGCTTATGAGGTTATCAAGCTGAAGGGATACACATCTTGGGCAATTGGTCTTTCTGTGGCTGATCTAGCTGAAACTCTCATGAAGAATTTAAGGAGAGTGCATCCAGTTTCTACAATGGTGAAG GGCATGCATGGAATTAAAGATGACGTCTTCCTTAGTGTTCCTTGTGTCCTGGGCTACTCAGGAATTACCGACGTGGTGAAAATGACCCTGAAGAGCGAAGAGGAAGACAAGTTGAGGAAGAGTGCAGATACACTCTGGGGGATCCAGAAGGAACTTCAGTTTTAA